The Syngnathus typhle isolate RoL2023-S1 ecotype Sweden linkage group LG6, RoL_Styp_1.0, whole genome shotgun sequence genome has a window encoding:
- the abhd15a gene encoding protein ABHD15 yields MLEWLMMLCAAVLVAIIWSSSKVSGTEEHANTAPKGPSRTLKDDGCTDHTRSVELICKPSALANYLLKNCTTFTNYSPWVGWTWRASAILQSFYETCWSYGSPVHFVRDNLQLSDDGLVALDWAFPSYQKRRRTSSHSTSPVLLIIPNSLGKITRNALQLCQTALSHGYLPAVFNRRSHNGTPLTTVKLQQFGDPADLREAVRYIRYRQPASKLYAVSEGTGSGLLLSYLGECGSSSYVTAAVCLSPVFRCQSWFENGLCWPLQWALVLYQKMCLSRYRTALSPSIHMDSLFSTSSLRGLEEVLFCGQVGCASALPTGTGGSAPASWDSYWERNEPLRDVDEVAIPVLSVCAQDDPVRGNTQSTIPWELFESNPHFFLLLTDRGGHCGFSTPCELSITGPANSATALSSVKANGVTNWSHRALLEFFRATTDFFAAEERTKQLAARRRGLGGGTGGRVFRHRSVSTCKRVPECSHNIHAIYNWQRSYTR; encoded by the exons ATGCTGGAATGGCTCATGATGCTGTGCGCTGCGGTTTTGGTGGCAATAATCTGGTCCAGCTCCAAAGTTAGTGGTACCGAGGAGCATGCAAACACTGCACCCAAAGGACCCAGTCGTACACTGAAAGACGACGGCTGCACCGACCACACACGCAGCGTGGAGCTCATCTGCAAACCTTCCGCCCTGGCAAACTATCTCCTGAAGAACTGCACCACTTTCACTAACTACTCGCCGTGGGTCGGGTGGACGTGGCGAGCCAGCGCTATCCTCCAGAGCTTTTATGAGACTTGCTGGTCCTACGGGAGCCCGGTCCACTTTGTGCGGGACAACCTGCAGCTGAGCGACGATGGACTGGTGGCTTTGGACTGGGCTTTTCCTTCCTACCAGAAGAGGCGCAGGACTTCCAGTCATTCCACCAGCCCGGTTCTTCTCATCATCCCCAATTCGCTAGGCAAGATCACCAGAAATGCTTTGCAG TTGTGTCAAACAGCCCTTTCCCATGGATACCTCCCTGCAGTCTTCAACCGCCGCAGCCACAACGGCACCCCGCTCACCACTGTCAAACTGCAGCAGTTTGGAGACCCCGCAGACCTGCGAGAGGCCGTGCGCTACATCCGCTACCGGCAGCCTGCCAGCAAATTGTATGCAGTGAGCGAGGGCACCGGATCCGGCCTCCTCCTCTCTTACCTGGGGGAGTGCGGCTCGTCCAGCTACGTGACGGCGGCCGTCTGCCTGTCGCCTGTCTTTCGCTGCCAGAGCTGGTTTGAGAATGGCCTCTGCTGGCCCCTGCAATGGGCCTTGGTGCTTTATCAGAAAATGTGCCTCAGCAG ATACAGGACGGCGTTGAGTCCTTCCATACATATGGACAGCCTCTTTTCGACCAGTTCCCTACGTGGCCTGGAGGAAGTTCTGTTCTGTGGCCAGGTTGGCTGTGCTTCGGCACTACCAACTGGGACCGGTGGCAGCGCTCCTGCTTCTTGGGATTCTTACTGGGAACGCAATGAACCCTTAAGAGATGTGGATGAAGTGGCCATCCCAGTCCTGAGCGTATGCGCTCAGGACGACCCTGTCCGAGGAAACACCCAGTCCACAATACCCTGGGAACTTTTTGAAAGCAATCcacatttttttctccttctaaCAGACCGAGGCGGCCACTGTGGTTTCTCCACGCCATGCGAACTAAGTATCACTGGGCCAGCTAACTCAGCGACAGCTCTCAGCAGTGTGAAGGCTAACGGTGTGACCAATTGGAGCCACCGAGCTCTTTTGGAATTCTTTAGGGCGACCACAGACTTCTTTGCCGCGGAGGAGAGGACAAAGCAGCTCGCTGCAAGGAGGAGGGGTTTGGGGGGAGGCACGGGAGGGAGAGTCTTCCGACACCGGAGTGTCAGTACGTGTAAACGAGTGCCAGAGTGCTCTCATAATATCCACGCCATCTACAACTGGCAGAGGTCCTATACACGCTGA